The genomic interval GGATATATAAATAGATCAGCATATCCAGAAAACGGCATAACCCTTTTTTTACCATCTTTATTTTTTGAGGCAATATATTCCAGGGTGCGCGTCACGGATGTGCCAACACCGATTACTTTTTTACCTATGTTTATCAGTTCCGCAGCCTCTTCAGATACTTCTACATATTCTGGATCCATATAATGCTCTTCAATATTTTCCGAACGAATCGGTTTGAATGTTCCGGGACCAATATGGAGTGTAATATAAGCAATTTTAACACCCTTGCTTTTAATTTCATAAAGAATTTCTTTTGTGAAATGTAATCCTGCGGTTGGTGCAGCAATTGAACCAGTCTTTTGGGCAAATACGGTTTGATATTCCTTTTCATCTAATTTCTCTGGTTCTCTCTTTATGTAATGGGGCAATGGGATTTTTCCTAAGTGCTCTATTATATTTTCAACTTCTTTGTTGAATTCAAGCTGATACCTTCCTTTCTCACGACTCTTTACCTGAGCAAATAGACCATTAGCAAAAAATATCTTTGTATTATCCCTGATACGACTGCCCGGATTGATTAGTGCGGTGCATTCATTATTATGGTAAGAAATTATAAGAATTTCAATTTGGGCACCGGTCTCCTTTCTTCCAAAAATCCGTGCCTTAAAAACCTTCGTATCATTCAAAACAAGAATGTCACCTTCAGAAAAATATTCTACTATTTCGTAAAAGTGGCGATGGATTATCTCGCCGGTATTCCTATTCAGAATTAGCAGCCGTGCCTCTGCCCTATTCTCAATCGGATACTGGGCAATCAATTCTTCGGGTAAATCATAATAAAATTCCTGGAGTTTCATATCCTATGGCTTCTCCGCCAGCACATAAGACCTTCTTCCTTCTTTAAAAAAAAGTTTTATTAATTTACCAAGACCGAGTGTATCAAGGATAAAGAATGTATCAATCTCAAGTCTGTTTAACATTTTAACAAATAAGATATTTAGCGCTGAATCGGGAAAGAATTTATCTGATATTGATTCAAAAATGCCAGTCAATGTAGTAAATGGCTTTACCCAGCCCCTGGATTCAAATTCAAAACTGCCTGATTCAATAATTTTAAAACCTTTTTTCTCAACGAGTATTTTTAACTCTTCTGGCTTATAAGCGGTATGTAGATAACCCGCACCTTCCACACCACTCTTTATACCAAAACTCTTTAGAACACCAAGTTTTGTTATAACTGGACGTTTTTTTGAATAAGAAGGGGTTGTGATCAATACCATACCCCCGGGTTTGAGGATATTGAATAATCCGATAAGAAAATCATCCACACGGTCAAGGTGCTCAATTACTTCAATCGCAATTGCATTATCTATTGAATCTTTCTTAAAGAATCCAATATTTCGCAAATCTCCCTGTATAAAATTTATGTGGGGAAAGAGTTTTCTGCCTTTTATCAGCAAAGAAAATGCAATATCAACACCAATCACGGTTCCTTTTTTCCATCCTGAAGAGAGCCGTCCGATATTACAACCACAATCAAGCAGGATACCTTTGGGTAATTGCTCTAATTTTTCAAGCACCCATTTCTTTCTCATTATGCCACTCAGACTTGAATATGTCAATTTATCTTCAGGATAGCATTTTCCGGCAAGTTCGTAAAATTCACGATATTTATCAGCCATTAGAATTTTATCCTTGTTTGAAATTTTAAATTCTGAATGGGTGCCTCATCAGGCGGGAGCTGGATACGATATATTAAACTGAAAATAGTATTATTACCTATCCCCATTGAACCACTCAAAGTAAATATCTTGGTCAATCCCGGTGGCTCATTTGCAGAGAATAAATATGGAACATTTTCAACATTGTATCTACGATAAATAAATTCGCTATTCAATTCAATCCGACCCTGATTTTTTATCGGTTTTCCTAATAGCAAACCTGCCGAAGGTGTCTGGAGAATCAAGGTCAGGTCTGGAAAGAAATCAGAAAAAATTTTACTGTATTTAAAACCGGTGAAAGGCTTTACCTGAGGATTTTCAACCATTTCCAGGTCCAGCGCAATACCATAATCAATCCTTTCTTCCCTTAAAAATCCACTCCATTTCTCATTATGATAATCTATTGAATGATAATTGTAAAATTTTCTGTATCCAGGATTCACAGATAAAAAATACTGAACATGTGAAACTGGCTCAAGTGCATAACGACCATCTCTTGAAAAACTTTCTTGAAGATTTATTTCAAGATGTTTATCTTCTTTTTCAAGATTTATAAAAACTTCTTCCCTCCGGTTGAGGAAATTTTCTTCATTTAAATAAAAGAGCCTTGCCTTCGCGTCAGATATACCATACG from candidate division WOR-3 bacterium carries:
- a CDS encoding class I SAM-dependent methyltransferase, translated to MADKYREFYELAGKCYPEDKLTYSSLSGIMRKKWVLEKLEQLPKGILLDCGCNIGRLSSGWKKGTVIGVDIAFSLLIKGRKLFPHINFIQGDLRNIGFFKKDSIDNAIAIEVIEHLDRVDDFLIGLFNILKPGGMVLITTPSYSKKRPVITKLGVLKSFGIKSGVEGAGYLHTAYKPEELKILVEKKGFKIIESGSFEFESRGWVKPFTTLTGIFESISDKFFPDSALNILFVKMLNRLEIDTFFILDTLGLGKLIKLFFKEGRRSYVLAEKP
- the queA gene encoding tRNA preQ1(34) S-adenosylmethionine ribosyltransferase-isomerase QueA, with protein sequence MKLQEFYYDLPEELIAQYPIENRAEARLLILNRNTGEIIHRHFYEIVEYFSEGDILVLNDTKVFKARIFGRKETGAQIEILIISYHNNECTALINPGSRIRDNTKIFFANGLFAQVKSREKGRYQLEFNKEVENIIEHLGKIPLPHYIKREPEKLDEKEYQTVFAQKTGSIAAPTAGLHFTKEILYEIKSKGVKIAYITLHIGPGTFKPIRSENIEEHYMDPEYVEVSEEAAELINIGKKVIGVGTSVTRTLEYIASKNKDGKKRVMPFSGYADLFIYPGHKFKVIDCLITNFHLPCSTPLLLVCAFAGKELIFKAYKEAIEKRYRFLSYGDAMFII